From Polynucleobacter sp. MWH-Braz-FAM2G, a single genomic window includes:
- a CDS encoding CopD family protein, whose translation MSNAYLWVKTFHIVFITSWFAGLFYLPRIFVNLAEEKNEEAYYRLLGMADRLFRFMTILAIPAVLLGLTLWLYFGIGAGDVWMHAKLFFVILIVGYHHACFSLLKKFRARVNGRSGVWFRWFNEFPVILLVIIVALVLFKP comes from the coding sequence ATGAGTAACGCCTATCTCTGGGTCAAAACCTTTCACATTGTATTTATTACTTCTTGGTTTGCAGGTTTGTTTTACCTGCCTAGAATTTTTGTGAATCTGGCTGAAGAGAAGAATGAGGAAGCATATTATCGTCTGCTTGGAATGGCTGATCGTCTATTCAGGTTTATGACTATTTTGGCAATTCCAGCGGTCTTGCTGGGATTGACTCTCTGGCTTTATTTTGGCATTGGCGCTGGTGATGTTTGGATGCATGCCAAATTATTTTTTGTGATTTTGATAGTTGGCTACCACCACGCATGTTTCAGCCTGCTCAAGAAGTTTCGTGCCAGAGTAAATGGGCGATCTGGGGTTTGGTTTCGTTGGTTTAATGAATTCCCCGTCATTTTGCTTGTGATTATTGTGGCCTTAGTGCTCTTTAAGCCTTAA
- a CDS encoding class I SAM-dependent RNA methyltransferase: protein MRFFVVCPGGLEVALAQELAEIAARPECKALGAWVIDPTPTSPTGGIGLAAPISAAMALNLHSRIASRVLLQMAQAPYRQEEDLYKLASGLAWEEWFTSKQTLRVDVTAHRSPLKSLNFATLKIKDAIVDRLRDVTGDRPSIDTAFPDVRVQAHLTATQITIYLDTSGEALFKRGWRDEKGDAPLKENLAAGILFITSWKPGQLLFDPMCGSGTFLIEAAQMALAIPPGAIRAGIYGNDAKPSRLAYRPLVTSVHGFGFQRLRPFNEAAEQKRWEGLKEAALALMLEKRKQFPGADSLKISGGDINEKLVSMFKGNWQRAQLPELPIVRQIDALAAKPPSDSSDGVMLLNPPYGERLVIKGGRGQERVARSENMDEPDNRFELNLETGRQSAKRSSRESLKKLQAQEEQDPKFIEFLRQFGQHLKDDFGGWNIFVLTADMALPGQLRIKESKRTPLFNGPLECRLFKFEMHSRRSA from the coding sequence ATGAGATTTTTTGTTGTTTGTCCCGGCGGTTTGGAGGTGGCCCTTGCTCAAGAGTTGGCAGAGATTGCCGCACGCCCAGAATGTAAGGCTTTGGGAGCATGGGTAATAGATCCCACTCCAACTAGTCCTACTGGCGGCATTGGGTTAGCGGCTCCGATATCTGCAGCGATGGCGCTCAATTTGCATTCTCGTATTGCAAGCCGAGTCTTGCTGCAAATGGCTCAAGCACCATATCGACAAGAGGAAGACTTGTATAAGCTGGCAAGCGGTTTAGCTTGGGAGGAATGGTTTACCTCTAAACAAACCTTACGTGTTGATGTCACTGCACATCGATCACCTTTGAAGAGTTTAAATTTTGCGACCCTTAAAATTAAGGATGCCATAGTTGATCGTTTGCGTGATGTGACTGGCGATCGACCTAGTATTGATACTGCCTTTCCAGATGTACGAGTGCAGGCACATTTGACTGCAACTCAAATAACAATTTATTTGGATACTTCAGGTGAAGCTTTATTTAAGCGTGGTTGGCGCGATGAGAAAGGTGATGCACCCCTAAAAGAAAACTTAGCTGCTGGAATCTTATTCATTACTTCTTGGAAGCCTGGGCAACTCTTGTTTGATCCTATGTGTGGAAGTGGCACTTTTTTAATTGAGGCCGCACAAATGGCTTTGGCTATTCCTCCTGGAGCTATTCGTGCTGGGATATATGGCAATGATGCTAAACCGAGTCGATTAGCCTACCGTCCTTTAGTCACCTCCGTCCATGGTTTTGGGTTTCAAAGACTTAGGCCATTTAACGAGGCTGCTGAGCAAAAGCGTTGGGAGGGTTTAAAAGAAGCGGCCCTCGCTTTGATGCTAGAAAAACGTAAGCAGTTTCCTGGTGCGGATTCTTTGAAAATTTCTGGTGGCGATATTAATGAAAAATTAGTATCGATGTTTAAAGGTAATTGGCAAAGAGCTCAACTGCCCGAATTGCCTATTGTGCGACAAATTGATGCTTTGGCCGCAAAGCCGCCTAGTGATAGTAGTGATGGTGTTATGTTATTAAATCCGCCTTATGGCGAGCGTTTAGTCATCAAGGGTGGGCGTGGTCAGGAGCGAGTAGCACGTTCTGAGAATATGGATGAGCCTGATAATCGTTTTGAGCTAAATTTGGAAACAGGCCGTCAGAGCGCTAAACGTTCTAGTCGTGAATCGTTGAAAAAACTTCAGGCTCAAGAAGAGCAAGATCCCAAATTTATTGAGTTTTTGCGTCAGTTTGGACAGCACCTTAAAGACGATTTTGGTGGGTGGAATATTTTTGTTCTTACTGCAGATATGGCATTACCAGGACAATTACGGATTAAAGAATCTAAGCGCACACCTTTATTTAATGGTCCTCTTGAGTGTCGTTTATTTAAGTTTGAAATGCATTCAAGGCGTTCTGCTTAA
- a CDS encoding rubredoxin translates to MEFKTYMCLICGWVYDEAAGLPDEGITPGTLWQDVPMNWTCPECGARKEDFEMMAI, encoded by the coding sequence ATGGAATTTAAAACATATATGTGTTTGATTTGTGGCTGGGTGTATGACGAAGCTGCTGGTTTGCCTGATGAGGGTATTACGCCTGGAACTCTGTGGCAGGATGTGCCGATGAATTGGACTTGTCCAGAGTGTGGCGCGCGTAAAGAAGATTTTGAAATGATGGCGATTTAA
- the hemL gene encoding glutamate-1-semialdehyde 2,1-aminomutase → MAKVDQNEVLFSRAQKTIPGGVNSPVRAFRQVGGIPRFVSKAKGPYFWDANDQRYIDLIMSWGPMIVGHANPEVVAAVQQAAETSFSYGAPTEGEIELAERICALMPSVEQVRMVSSGTEATMSALRLARGHTGRDLIIKFEGCYHGHADSLLVKAGSGLLTFADSTQNAPSSGGVPQDLVKHTLVLPYNDAAAIEEVFQKQGDQIAAVILEPIAGNMNLIKPSKEFLITIRNLTSKYGSVLIYDEVMTGFRVALGGAQSLQGITPDLTCLGKVMGGGMPMAAFGGKKEIMSKLAPLGNVYQAGTLSGNPVAVAAGLKTLEIISREGFYECLTGQTEKLMAGLKQAADTAGIPFAVDSVGGMFGFYFADQVPTSYEAVTKTNIEAFKKFFHLMLDEGVYFAPSAYEAGFTSIAHDNTVIDAIVVAAQNAFKKL, encoded by the coding sequence ATGGCTAAGGTAGATCAAAACGAAGTTTTATTCAGTCGTGCGCAAAAGACGATTCCTGGGGGTGTGAACTCCCCAGTGCGTGCATTTCGTCAAGTCGGCGGAATTCCCCGTTTTGTCTCTAAAGCTAAAGGCCCTTATTTTTGGGATGCTAATGATCAGCGTTATATTGATTTGATTATGTCTTGGGGTCCCATGATTGTGGGGCATGCCAACCCTGAAGTGGTGGCAGCGGTTCAGCAAGCTGCAGAAACCAGTTTTAGTTATGGCGCACCTACTGAAGGTGAAATTGAGTTAGCCGAACGTATTTGTGCGTTGATGCCAAGTGTTGAGCAAGTGCGTATGGTTTCTAGTGGAACCGAAGCAACGATGAGTGCTTTGCGTCTTGCACGCGGTCATACTGGACGTGACTTAATTATTAAATTTGAGGGGTGTTATCACGGTCATGCCGACAGCCTTTTGGTTAAAGCTGGTTCTGGCCTTCTGACGTTTGCTGACTCTACCCAAAATGCACCTTCTTCAGGTGGCGTTCCGCAAGATTTAGTAAAGCACACTTTAGTTTTGCCTTATAACGATGCGGCTGCCATTGAGGAGGTTTTTCAAAAGCAGGGCGATCAGATTGCTGCAGTGATCTTGGAGCCCATTGCGGGCAATATGAATTTAATTAAGCCTTCGAAAGAATTCCTGATAACAATTCGTAATCTGACAAGTAAATATGGCAGCGTTTTAATCTATGACGAAGTGATGACTGGGTTTAGAGTTGCCTTAGGGGGTGCTCAATCTTTACAAGGTATTACCCCGGATCTCACTTGTCTAGGAAAGGTGATGGGGGGTGGAATGCCAATGGCCGCCTTTGGGGGTAAGAAAGAAATCATGTCTAAGTTAGCTCCATTAGGTAATGTTTATCAGGCCGGTACTTTGTCTGGCAATCCAGTAGCAGTAGCTGCTGGATTGAAGACTCTTGAGATTATTTCTCGTGAAGGTTTTTATGAATGCTTAACCGGTCAAACTGAAAAGTTAATGGCTGGTTTAAAGCAAGCTGCAGATACGGCGGGCATACCTTTTGCTGTAGATAGCGTTGGGGGGATGTTTGGATTTTACTTTGCAGATCAAGTGCCCACCTCTTACGAGGCAGTTACTAAAACAAATATTGAGGCCTTCAAGAAATTCTTTCACCTCATGTTGGATGAGGGTGTGTATTTCGCACCTTCCGCATATGAGGCTGGATTTACCTCAATCGCTCATGACAATACAGTTATTGATGCTATTGTGGTTGCCGCTCAAAATGCATTTAAAAAGCTTTAA
- a CDS encoding symmetrical bis(5'-nucleosyl)-tetraphosphatase, whose amino-acid sequence MSKIYAVGDVQGCAPSLKALLKKIPKKSKLIFLGDLVNRGPDSLGALRQLKSLQEAGRAECILGNHDLHLLAIDAGLRKTKSLDTIEPILTAPDRKELIQWVRNRPLALSNGNVLAVHAGVLPQWDLQQTIECAQEVEKTLRRKSYKDFLANMYGNTPNQWKNSLKGNERLRVITNALTRMRFCTPTGHMEFDSKEGLEQGPKGYIPWFKVPTRKTKDTLTYFGHWSTLGLLRQHNVVGLDTGCVWGGKLSAIEISSTNKDSKRLELIQVSGYDHPLRM is encoded by the coding sequence ATGAGTAAGATCTATGCCGTTGGGGATGTGCAAGGATGTGCCCCTTCACTCAAAGCCCTCCTTAAAAAGATTCCCAAAAAATCAAAGTTGATTTTTTTAGGAGATTTGGTCAATCGCGGCCCCGATTCTCTTGGCGCGTTACGTCAGCTTAAATCCCTACAAGAAGCGGGTCGCGCTGAATGCATTCTCGGCAATCATGATCTACACCTTCTTGCAATAGATGCCGGTCTTCGGAAAACGAAAAGCCTTGATACGATTGAACCAATACTTACTGCACCTGATCGCAAAGAACTGATTCAGTGGGTACGGAATCGACCATTAGCACTAAGTAATGGCAATGTATTAGCTGTCCATGCTGGCGTTCTACCTCAATGGGACTTACAGCAAACTATTGAGTGCGCTCAAGAAGTCGAAAAAACATTGCGCAGAAAGTCTTATAAAGATTTTCTTGCAAACATGTATGGCAATACTCCAAACCAGTGGAAAAACTCACTCAAAGGTAATGAGCGATTACGAGTAATCACAAATGCCTTAACCAGAATGCGTTTTTGCACTCCAACTGGACATATGGAGTTTGATAGCAAAGAGGGTCTTGAACAAGGTCCCAAAGGATATATTCCATGGTTTAAAGTCCCCACCAGAAAAACTAAGGACACCCTGACTTATTTTGGGCACTGGTCTACATTAGGCTTATTGCGCCAACATAATGTAGTGGGCTTAGATACTGGCTGCGTTTGGGGTGGCAAGTTAAGTGCAATTGAGATATCAAGCACAAATAAAGATTCGAAACGTCTTGAGCTTATTCAAGTGAGTGGCTATGATCACCCACTTCGTATGTAA
- a CDS encoding deoxyribodipyrimidine photo-lyase, whose translation MEKALVWLRRDLRFYDHAALHHALKESKQVWLAFIFDTDILKPLLKGELDANGLKHDRRVDFIWQGLKQLDEELQKQGGGLIVRFGKPAECIPEIANELGVEAVYVNHDYEPSAIERDLAVKAVLEKSGIQFKDFKDQVIFEKKEILTNSGTVFSIFTPYKNNWLKTLQEKDLAAYECKPKPGQIASIPKKLNHELPSLESMGFCATGIESYLPPGSNGGQIFLEDFLSRIDQYQIGRDFPAIKGVSYLSTHLRFGMLSIRGLVREAHRRMLAGSMGATIWLSELIWRDFYFMILANHPRLASGASFKPEYDNIAWESGAHAKKLFNAWCKGQTGYPLVDAAMHQLNQSGYMHNRLRMVVASFLTKDLGIDWRWGEAYFAEHLNDFEFSSNNGGWQWASSSGCDAQPYFRIFNPITQSEKFDPEGKFIRRYLPQLEKLSKKSIHAPWKAGHIELESAGITLGRDYPFPVVDHDEARKNTLIRYSVVKKIS comes from the coding sequence ATGGAAAAAGCTCTTGTTTGGCTCCGCCGTGATCTTCGTTTTTATGACCATGCCGCCCTTCACCACGCCCTTAAAGAAAGCAAGCAAGTCTGGCTTGCCTTTATCTTTGACACCGACATTCTTAAACCACTGCTGAAGGGTGAGCTGGATGCCAATGGCTTGAAACATGACCGTCGAGTGGACTTTATTTGGCAGGGCTTAAAACAACTAGATGAGGAACTCCAAAAGCAAGGCGGGGGTCTCATTGTTCGCTTCGGAAAGCCTGCCGAGTGTATTCCAGAGATTGCCAATGAACTTGGTGTTGAAGCTGTGTATGTCAATCATGACTACGAACCCTCGGCAATAGAGCGAGATCTTGCAGTGAAGGCCGTACTAGAAAAATCAGGCATTCAATTTAAAGACTTTAAAGATCAAGTTATTTTTGAAAAGAAGGAAATTCTCACTAACTCAGGCACAGTCTTTTCTATCTTCACCCCATACAAGAATAATTGGCTAAAGACACTGCAGGAAAAAGATTTAGCAGCATATGAATGCAAGCCTAAGCCAGGACAAATAGCTTCTATTCCCAAAAAGCTCAATCATGAATTGCCATCTCTTGAGTCCATGGGCTTTTGTGCCACCGGCATAGAGAGCTATCTCCCACCTGGTTCGAATGGTGGTCAAATCTTCTTAGAAGATTTTCTCTCGCGGATTGATCAATACCAAATAGGCAGAGACTTTCCCGCTATAAAAGGAGTTAGCTATCTCTCTACTCACCTACGATTTGGCATGCTATCCATTAGAGGTTTGGTACGAGAGGCACACCGACGTATGCTGGCGGGCAGTATGGGTGCAACCATTTGGTTAAGCGAGCTGATTTGGCGAGATTTTTATTTTATGATTTTAGCCAATCATCCACGCTTAGCCTCCGGCGCATCATTTAAACCTGAATATGACAATATTGCTTGGGAGTCTGGTGCTCATGCCAAAAAATTATTTAACGCTTGGTGCAAAGGGCAAACTGGCTATCCGCTGGTTGATGCAGCCATGCATCAACTCAACCAAAGTGGTTATATGCATAACCGCTTGCGCATGGTAGTAGCTAGCTTCCTAACCAAAGATCTTGGCATAGATTGGCGTTGGGGCGAGGCTTATTTTGCTGAACATCTAAACGATTTTGAATTCTCCTCCAATAATGGTGGGTGGCAATGGGCATCTTCATCGGGATGCGATGCACAACCCTATTTCCGCATCTTTAATCCTATTACTCAATCAGAAAAATTTGACCCCGAAGGAAAATTCATTCGGCGCTACTTACCCCAACTTGAAAAGCTATCTAAAAAATCGATTCATGCACCCTGGAAGGCGGGGCATATTGAATTGGAGTCAGCTGGCATAACCCTAGGTCGAGACTACCCATTCCCCGTGGTGGATCATGACGAAGCCCGTAAAAACACCTTGATACGCTATAGCGTAGTAAAGAAGATTTCTTAA
- a CDS encoding YdcF family protein, producing MVDIVLVGWLPASEIFLQALEGAISKTALLKISEDDLGGIIILGGAIEGGEIAIDRGEISIYSSAERVTKAFELIRKYPNLPFVFSGYSGRIAPKGLSEADSFKQLIQEQGLSEAMAHYEDRSRNTYENALFMKPMIQEFGLRTDSGQLKPWLLITSASHMYRSTKVFQRLGLDVLPMPVDYQTAHHLRWGKFDLVDGAQNWNILAHEIVGLFAYWITGKI from the coding sequence TTGGTTGATATTGTCTTAGTTGGATGGTTGCCCGCATCTGAAATTTTTCTGCAAGCCCTTGAAGGGGCTATTTCTAAAACGGCTCTTTTAAAAATTTCCGAGGATGATCTTGGCGGTATCATTATTTTGGGGGGTGCTATCGAGGGCGGAGAGATTGCTATAGATCGTGGTGAGATTTCTATCTATTCATCAGCAGAACGAGTTACAAAAGCCTTTGAACTGATTCGAAAGTACCCAAATCTTCCGTTTGTATTTAGCGGATACTCAGGACGCATTGCCCCTAAGGGGTTATCTGAAGCCGATAGTTTTAAGCAGTTGATTCAAGAGCAGGGCTTGAGCGAGGCAATGGCGCATTATGAAGATCGGTCTCGCAATACTTATGAAAACGCCCTCTTTATGAAGCCAATGATTCAAGAGTTTGGACTCAGAACAGACTCGGGACAACTAAAACCATGGTTATTGATCACATCCGCTAGTCATATGTATCGCTCAACTAAGGTTTTTCAAAGACTGGGATTAGATGTGCTGCCTATGCCAGTGGATTATCAAACCGCCCATCATCTTCGCTGGGGAAAGTTTGATTTGGTAGATGGAGCCCAAAACTGGAACATCTTGGCCCATGAAATAGTTGGTCTTTTTGCTTATTGGATTACTGGAAAAATCTAG
- a CDS encoding YqgE/AlgH family protein: MSLSADHLANQFLIAMPGMVDPNFAGSLIYLFEHTERGAMGLVVNRPTEVDLETLFEKIELKLEIAPLLKQPVYFGGPVQIERGFVLHETEPGTSYSSSLIIPGGLTMTTSKDVLEAVSTGNGPKHFLMTLGYAGWGAGQLEEEITLNGWMNVPLAREQMSDIIFKTPSSQRYEKAISHLGFDLSDLSGEAGHA, translated from the coding sequence ATTTCCTTATCTGCTGATCATCTTGCCAATCAGTTTTTGATAGCAATGCCTGGGATGGTCGACCCCAATTTTGCTGGATCTCTTATCTATCTTTTTGAACATACCGAAAGAGGGGCAATGGGTTTAGTAGTTAATAGGCCCACTGAAGTTGATTTAGAGACGCTTTTTGAAAAGATTGAGTTGAAATTAGAAATTGCTCCTTTATTGAAGCAGCCAGTATATTTTGGGGGCCCCGTTCAAATTGAGCGCGGTTTTGTTTTGCATGAAACTGAGCCTGGCACCTCTTATAGTTCTTCTTTGATTATTCCAGGCGGCCTTACGATGACTACCTCTAAAGATGTTCTCGAAGCCGTTTCGACAGGAAATGGCCCGAAACATTTTTTGATGACTCTGGGTTATGCGGGTTGGGGCGCTGGTCAACTGGAAGAAGAAATTACATTAAATGGCTGGATGAATGTGCCACTTGCCCGCGAGCAAATGAGCGACATTATTTTTAAAACGCCATCCAGCCAGCGCTATGAAAAAGCAATAAGTCATCTTGGTTTTGATTTGTCTGATTTATCTGGTGAGGCTGGTCATGCATAA
- the ruvX gene encoding Holliday junction resolvase RuvX, with translation MHKPSTMMAFDYGTRRVGVAVGNSISKRGQAIKTIAAPSSDVLFKEIDCLLKEWQPDQLVVGRPVHPDGASHEMTAKAVRFGNQLHGRFHLPVHWVDERYTSVVLEGNADVRDNLDAHSAVIILEQFFAEQNIQSSN, from the coding sequence ATGCATAAGCCATCTACGATGATGGCATTTGATTATGGGACTCGCAGAGTAGGTGTGGCAGTAGGAAATTCAATCTCCAAGCGGGGGCAAGCCATAAAGACAATTGCTGCGCCTAGTAGTGATGTTTTATTTAAAGAAATTGACTGCCTCCTTAAAGAATGGCAGCCAGATCAATTGGTAGTTGGGCGTCCTGTTCATCCTGATGGCGCATCTCATGAGATGACTGCCAAGGCGGTTCGCTTTGGCAACCAGCTTCATGGACGCTTTCATTTGCCTGTGCATTGGGTGGATGAGCGCTATACCTCTGTTGTTTTAGAAGGGAATGCGGATGTGCGTGACAATCTAGATGCGCATTCTGCAGTGATCATTCTGGAACAATTTTTTGCAGAACAAAATATTCAATCTTCAAATTAA
- the pyrR gene encoding bifunctional pyr operon transcriptional regulator/uracil phosphoribosyltransferase PyrR, with product MNAEQLYGKLLENLQRRLQKSSFELAGLAMGGAWIAERLAHDLKLPHFGVINVAFHRDDYAEKGMTALRTASTMTTHLPYEVAGASIILIDDVLFTGRTVRAALNELFDFGRPAQVELMVLADRGNRELPISANFVGEQVEVSENQILVLERDAAGNFSFQLEERAQ from the coding sequence ATGAATGCAGAACAGTTGTATGGAAAGTTATTAGAAAATCTTCAACGGAGATTGCAAAAAAGTTCTTTTGAGCTTGCCGGTCTTGCCATGGGAGGTGCTTGGATAGCTGAGCGTTTGGCTCATGATCTGAAGCTGCCGCATTTTGGAGTTATCAATGTAGCCTTTCATCGAGATGATTACGCCGAGAAAGGCATGACTGCCTTGCGTACTGCCAGCACAATGACGACACATTTGCCTTATGAGGTTGCTGGCGCAAGCATCATTTTGATTGACGATGTTCTCTTTACTGGGCGAACAGTTCGAGCAGCGCTAAATGAGCTATTTGATTTCGGTCGGCCAGCGCAAGTGGAGTTAATGGTTTTGGCTGATAGAGGAAATCGTGAACTACCTATTTCAGCTAATTTTGTGGGTGAGCAGGTAGAGGTTTCAGAGAATCAGATTCTTGTTTTAGAGAGAGATGCTGCTGGCAATTTCAGCTTTCAGTTAGAGGAGCGTGCGCAATGA
- a CDS encoding aspartate carbamoyltransferase catalytic subunit, translated as MNQPVNQFNSAGELTHLLTLEGLPKEQILHILDTAQQFVSVTDPSREVKKVPLLRGKSVFNLFFENSTRTRTTFEIAAKRLSADVINLDISTSSTAKGESLLDTIDNLVAMQADIFVVRHSVSRAPIEIASHVPAHVHVVNAGDGSHQHPTQGLLDMYTMRHFKKNFKGLKVAIIGDIVHSRVAKSNIHALTTLGCEDIRAIGPESLLPSDLDMLGVKVFHSMEEGLKDVDVVMTLRIQKERMEAGQVPEGEAFFRQYGLTPNRLALANSDAIVMHPGPMNRGIEIDSTVADGPQSVILNQVTFGIAVRMAVMSIVAGN; from the coding sequence ATGAATCAGCCAGTAAACCAATTTAATTCTGCTGGAGAGCTAACTCATCTTCTAACTCTTGAAGGACTTCCAAAGGAGCAAATTCTTCATATTTTGGATACAGCTCAACAATTTGTGAGTGTGACGGATCCTTCTCGTGAAGTGAAGAAAGTGCCTTTATTGCGAGGTAAAAGTGTGTTTAATCTCTTCTTTGAAAACTCCACCAGAACAAGAACTACCTTTGAGATTGCTGCTAAGCGTCTTTCAGCTGATGTAATTAATTTGGATATTTCTACCTCATCTACCGCCAAAGGTGAAAGTCTGTTAGATACGATTGATAACTTGGTAGCTATGCAGGCAGACATCTTTGTTGTTCGTCATAGCGTTTCAAGAGCGCCCATTGAAATTGCAAGCCATGTGCCTGCACATGTGCACGTAGTGAACGCTGGTGACGGAAGTCATCAACATCCGACCCAAGGTTTGCTGGATATGTATACCATGCGACACTTTAAGAAAAATTTTAAAGGCTTAAAAGTGGCGATCATTGGCGATATTGTTCATAGTCGCGTTGCGAAATCTAATATTCATGCTCTCACAACTTTGGGGTGCGAAGATATTCGGGCTATTGGCCCAGAGAGTTTGCTACCAAGTGATTTGGATATGCTGGGTGTGAAAGTTTTTCACAGCATGGAAGAGGGCTTAAAGGATGTTGATGTGGTTATGACTTTACGTATTCAAAAAGAGCGCATGGAGGCCGGTCAAGTGCCCGAGGGAGAGGCCTTTTTTAGGCAATATGGTTTAACCCCTAATCGCTTAGCATTGGCAAACTCAGACGCGATTGTGATGCACCCTGGTCCCATGAATCGAGGAATTGAGATAGATTCAACTGTAGCCGATGGTCCGCAATCGGTGATTTTGAATCAAGTGACTTTTGGAATTGCTGTCCGAATGGCGGTGATGTCAATAGTAGCTGGTAACTAA
- a CDS encoding glycosyltransferase: MSINKLTKNRWLILSHGFNMDGRASSQTITDKIPYLLKAGIKPTVFSAITGIKDTRFPHSQYLAWGPAAFRFDFRHWIANKYGRGFIYKLLTRSVSILLAPIIGLEKLILGYSSQWSWSMPAFIHGYKLVRSGKVDLVYSTGGAWSAHLAGLWLKKMTGIPWIVEIHDPLVIRKSPVDEGSERPKQRDARFRHYLEGQIIRYADFVWWFTDGAVHFAKARNPNLNTPGNAHGFMVLPGAEPPGGLRAAKKHLYSDTLNLSHSGSLANDRSLSTILTALQALFKKHPDARQKIRVHAYGAALDSLTVDAIAKLGCQDVLIAHGRLEVDPVSGKSGRERVVEKMQDADVLILLHGNDEWCAEYIPSKFYEYLWTGRPIWAITHRNSQLDQMLSERGGYLSHEGDKIGIEMALERIWLDWQERKLIEPKWLPLGVDQAVERILSEIQYKS; this comes from the coding sequence ATGTCGATAAATAAATTAACTAAGAACCGATGGTTAATTTTGTCGCATGGATTTAATATGGATGGGCGCGCTTCAAGCCAGACTATTACCGATAAGATTCCGTATTTACTTAAAGCTGGCATTAAGCCAACCGTCTTTAGTGCAATCACTGGAATAAAAGATACCCGTTTCCCACACTCTCAATATTTAGCTTGGGGTCCTGCGGCATTTCGTTTTGATTTTCGTCACTGGATTGCTAATAAATATGGACGTGGTTTTATCTATAAACTACTTACTCGTTCGGTCTCCATTTTATTGGCGCCGATAATCGGACTTGAGAAACTTATTTTGGGTTATTCCAGTCAGTGGTCCTGGTCTATGCCAGCCTTTATTCATGGCTACAAATTGGTTCGTTCTGGCAAGGTTGACTTGGTGTACTCCACCGGTGGGGCTTGGTCTGCACATTTAGCGGGTTTATGGTTAAAAAAAATGACGGGAATTCCATGGATAGTAGAAATTCATGATCCTTTAGTCATTCGAAAAAGTCCTGTGGACGAAGGATCAGAAAGGCCCAAGCAACGAGATGCTCGCTTTAGGCATTATTTAGAAGGGCAAATTATTCGCTACGCAGACTTTGTGTGGTGGTTTACTGATGGCGCGGTCCATTTTGCTAAGGCGCGAAACCCAAATCTAAATACTCCAGGTAATGCGCATGGTTTCATGGTGCTCCCTGGAGCGGAACCGCCAGGTGGATTAAGGGCTGCCAAAAAACATCTTTATTCGGACACATTGAATCTTTCTCATTCTGGTTCTCTAGCTAACGACCGTTCTCTCTCCACTATTTTGACTGCATTACAGGCTTTATTTAAGAAGCACCCAGATGCTCGGCAAAAAATTCGAGTACATGCATATGGTGCGGCACTAGATTCATTAACAGTTGACGCTATTGCGAAGTTGGGATGTCAAGATGTATTAATTGCCCATGGTCGTCTTGAGGTGGATCCTGTTAGTGGTAAGTCTGGGCGCGAAAGAGTAGTTGAAAAGATGCAAGATGCGGATGTATTAATTTTGTTGCATGGAAATGATGAATGGTGTGCAGAATATATTCCCTCTAAGTTCTACGAATACCTTTGGACAGGGCGCCCGATTTGGGCTATTACTCATCGTAATTCGCAGTTGGATCAAATGCTATCAGAGAGAGGTGGGTATTTGAGTCATGAGGGCGATAAAATTGGCATTGAAATGGCTCTTGAAAGAATATGGTTAGACTGGCAGGAACGCAAGCTCATTGAGCCTAAATGGCTTCCTCTTGGTGTTGACCAAGCGGTAGAGCGAATTCTGTCCGAAATTCAATATAAAAGCTAG